In the Flagellimonas sp. MMG031 genome, one interval contains:
- a CDS encoding GNAT family N-acetyltransferase, whose protein sequence is MEITLNTERLEIRPIHIMDAGFIHKLVNTEGWKRFIGERNINNVTDAMDFITNISEDPNRSYHVFELKKSRVSLGIITFLKRKDEKYPDFGFAMLPEFQKKGYASEACEAFLEKIKPFQMYENIIAIVKPANERSIHLLNKLGFSFVRNHNKNGELLAYYRLKEISETNENN, encoded by the coding sequence GTGGAAATAACCTTGAATACAGAGCGATTGGAAATCAGGCCAATTCATATTATGGATGCAGGCTTCATCCATAAATTGGTAAACACTGAAGGATGGAAAAGATTCATTGGTGAACGTAATATTAATAATGTTACAGACGCCATGGATTTCATTACCAATATATCAGAAGACCCTAATCGTTCATACCATGTTTTTGAATTGAAGAAATCCCGAGTGTCCTTAGGCATCATCACTTTTCTAAAAAGAAAGGACGAAAAGTATCCAGACTTTGGTTTTGCTATGCTCCCAGAATTTCAAAAAAAGGGATATGCAAGTGAGGCCTGTGAGGCCTTCCTAGAAAAAATTAAGCCCTTTCAAATGTATGAAAACATCATTGCCATTGTGAAACCCGCTAATGAGAGGTCAATTCATCTTTTGAACAAACTAGGTTTTTCCTTTGTAAGGAACCATAATAAAAACGGAGAGTTACTAGCATACTATAGATTAAAGGAAATAAGTGAAACCAATGAAAATAATTAA
- a CDS encoding methylated-DNA--[protein]-cysteine S-methyltransferase, with protein sequence MDYKRIEQAIGYIRAHFKEQPSLDEVAGQVHLSSFHFQRIFKEWAGISPKKFLQFLNISYAKKILKNSDVSIAQATYETGLSSTGRLYDLFINIEAMTPGDYKNGGESLLIDYSFAGTPFGEVLIGSTTKGVCYISFIQSQDVDLHGLKQEFPKATFRENQNEFHKNALLIFSLNWNELSEVKLHLKGTPFQLKVWETLIKIPEGSLTTYGHIASMVGKPKASRVVGSAIGNNPIAFLIPCHRAIKSTGEFGEYKWGSDKKTALIGWEAAQKISWSK encoded by the coding sequence ATGGATTACAAAAGAATCGAACAGGCCATTGGTTATATCCGAGCACACTTTAAAGAGCAACCTAGTTTAGATGAAGTTGCTGGGCAAGTTCATTTAAGTTCATTTCACTTTCAACGGATATTCAAAGAATGGGCGGGAATCAGCCCCAAAAAGTTTCTTCAATTTTTGAACATCTCCTATGCCAAGAAAATCCTAAAGAATAGTGACGTATCCATTGCACAGGCCACATATGAAACTGGGTTGTCCAGTACAGGCAGGTTATATGATCTTTTTATCAATATTGAAGCGATGACTCCAGGGGATTATAAGAATGGAGGAGAGTCACTTCTTATAGATTATAGTTTTGCCGGAACCCCCTTTGGTGAAGTATTGATTGGGTCCACTACAAAAGGAGTATGTTATATATCATTTATCCAATCCCAAGATGTGGATTTACACGGATTAAAGCAAGAGTTTCCCAAAGCCACATTCAGGGAAAATCAGAATGAGTTCCATAAAAATGCACTTTTGATCTTTTCACTCAACTGGAATGAGTTAAGTGAAGTCAAACTGCATTTAAAAGGTACGCCTTTCCAATTAAAAGTATGGGAAACACTGATAAAAATTCCAGAGGGCAGCCTTACAACTTATGGTCATATTGCTTCCATGGTCGGAAAACCTAAAGCCTCAAGAGTTGTAGGCTCTGCGATTGGCAATAACCCTATTGCGTTCTTGATACCATGTCATAGGGCAATCAAATCAACAGGTGAATTCGGGGAATACAAATGGGGAAGTGATAAGAAAACAGCCTTAATCGGTTGGGAGGCGGCACAAAAAATTAGTTGGAGTAAATAG